A genomic window from Lotus japonicus ecotype B-129 chromosome 1, LjGifu_v1.2 includes:
- the LOC130727879 gene encoding glutamate decarboxylase 1-like — protein MVLSKTASEMDVSIHSTFASRYVRTALPRFKMAEQSIPKEAAYQIINDELMLDGNPRLNLASFVTTWMEPECDKLIMASINKNYVDMDEYPVTTELQNRCVNMIAHLFNAPLGESETAVGVGTVGSSEAIMFRIGIAILALNNYEDIHVIVEVAGLQLWFGAYILCKHSPTDKAMKIARNQWI, from the exons ATGGTTCTCTCCAAAACCGCCTCCGAGATGGATGTCTCAATCCATTCAACCTTCGCCTCCCGTTATGTCCGCACCGCACTTCCCAG GTTCAAGATGGCGGAGCAGTCGATCCCAAAGGAAGCGGCATACCAGATCATAAACGACGAGCTGATGCTGGATGGGAATCCAAGGCTGAACCTGGCGTCGTTCGTGACAACTTGGATGGAGCCAGAATGTGACAAGCTCATCATGGCTTCCATTAACAAAAACTATGTCGACATGGATGAATACCCTGTCACCACTGAGCTCCAG AATCGATGTGTTAATATGATAGCTCATCTTTTCAATGCACCACTTGGAGAGTCAGAAACTGCCGTTGGTGTTGGCACCGTGGGGTCTTCAGAGGCCATCATgttca GAATTGGAATTGCAATATTGGCTCTTAACAACTATGAGGACATCCATGTCATTGTTGAAGTTGCTGGTCTTCAATTGTGGTTCGGTGCATATATCTTGTGCAAACACTCTCCCACCGATAAGGCAATGAAGATAGCTAGGAATCAATGGATATGA